CGATTTGCAAATCCGCGCCTGATACGCGAAGATAATCCGTTTTTCCGTCGCTGCGCCACACTTTCAGACGAGGACGTATCATGACTGCACGGGCTGCACACGCCAGGAAGAGCACGAAATCGGAACCCCAGGGCGAGATCGCCAAGGCCCGCGGCAAGCTGGGCGTGATGATCCCCGGCATGGGCGCGGTGGCCACTACCTTTGTGGCCGGTGTGGAAGCCATCCGCAAGGGGTACGCCAAACCCATCGGGTCGCTCACTCAGATGGGGACCATCCGCCTGGGCAAGCGCACCGACGGCCGCGCGCCCCTGATCAAGAAGTTCGTGCCGCTCGCCCCCCTGAGCAACCTGGTCTTCACCGGATGGGACATCTTCGAAGACGACATGTACACCGCCGCGCGCAAGGCCGGGGTGCTGGAAAAAGAGCTGCTCGACCGGGTGAAGCCCTTCCTCGAATCCGTCCAGCCGCGCCCCGCGGTCTTCGACCAGCGCTACGTCAAGAAGCTCAACGGTCCCAACGTCAAAAAGGGCAAGAACAAGATGGAACTGGCGGAGCAGCTTCGCGCCGACATCCGCGACTTCAAGAAGACCTCCGGCGCCGACCGCCTGGTGATGATCTGGTGTGCCTCGACCGAGATCTTCCTGAAGCCGAGCCGGGTGCACGCCTCGCTCAAAGCCTTCGAAAAGGGGCTGCTGGAGAACGACGAGGACATCGCGCCCTCGATGGTCTACGCCTACGCCGCGCTCTCCGAGGGCGTGCCCTTCGCCAACGGCGCGCCGAACCTCACCGTGGACATCCGTGCGATGCACGAGTTGGCGCGGCGCAATGAGGCTCCCATCTGCGGCAAGGACTACAAGACTGGCCAGACGCTGCTCAAGACCATCCTCGCCCCCGGCTTCAAGGCGCGCATGCTGGGACTGCACGGCTGGTTCTCTACCAACATCCTGGGCAACCGCGACGGGGAAGTGCTGGACGATCCCGACGCGTTCAAGACCAAGGAAGAGTCGAAGCTCTCGGTGCTGGAGCAGATCCTGCAGCCAGACCTCTATCCCGAGCTCTATGACAAGCTCTACCACAAGGTGCGCATCAACTATTATCCGCCTCGTGGCGACAACAAAGAGGGCTGGGACAACATCGACATCTTCGGCTGGCTGGGATATCCCATGCAGATCAAGGTGGACTTCCTCTGCCGCGACTCCATCCTGGCCGCGCCCCTCGTGCTCGACCTGGTGCTCTTCCTCGACCTGGCGCAGCGCAGCTCGAAGTTGCGACACCTGGGCATCCAGGAGTGGCTGAGCTTCTACTTCAAGTCGCCCATGACCGCCCCCGGCCTCTACGCCGAGCACGACCTCTTCATCCAACTCATGAAGCTCAAGAACACCCTGCGCCACCTGCAGGGGGAGGGGCTGATCACCCACCTGGGGCTGGAGTATTACGACTAGCGGTTATCCCTTCAAACGACCACGTCCCAGCGCTCTGACATACGCTAATATTCGAAGCTCGCCGGTGTCCGCAGCAGAGTTGTAAGCGTCGCTCCACGAGAGAACAAATGAACTCGAAACCTGTTTTTCTCGGAAGCCCGCCAGAAATCCGCCAAGCCATCTGTGCGCTTGCAGCACAGAGTTCGCGACTGGACATGGCGGCTGCTTTTGTTGGAGCGGACTGGTGGGAGCGGTTGGCCAATTATGGCGGAAAGATGCGTGTCATCTGCTGGCTGACCAGCACCAACACCAATCCCGATGCGGTGGCTGAGATGAGGTCTCGGTC
This Terriglobales bacterium DNA region includes the following protein-coding sequences:
- a CDS encoding inositol-3-phosphate synthase, producing MIPGMGAVATTFVAGVEAIRKGYAKPIGSLTQMGTIRLGKRTDGRAPLIKKFVPLAPLSNLVFTGWDIFEDDMYTAARKAGVLEKELLDRVKPFLESVQPRPAVFDQRYVKKLNGPNVKKGKNKMELAEQLRADIRDFKKTSGADRLVMIWCASTEIFLKPSRVHASLKAFEKGLLENDEDIAPSMVYAYAALSEGVPFANGAPNLTVDIRAMHELARRNEAPICGKDYKTGQTLLKTILAPGFKARMLGLHGWFSTNILGNRDGEVLDDPDAFKTKEESKLSVLEQILQPDLYPELYDKLYHKVRINYYPPRGDNKEGWDNIDIFGWLGYPMQIKVDFLCRDSILAAPLVLDLVLFLDLAQRSSKLRHLGIQEWLSFYFKSPMTAPGLYAEHDLFIQLMKLKNTLRHLQGEGLITHLGLEYYD